In Arthrobacter alpinus, a single window of DNA contains:
- a CDS encoding FKBP-type peptidyl-prolyl cis-trans isomerase, with amino-acid sequence MSFGARNFDRTKPEIDFPAHEVPTELVIEDLIEGTGTEVVRGSTVSTHYVGVAFSTGEEFDSSWGRGTPLDFKAGIGQVIQGWDQGLLGMKVGGRRRLEIPSELAYGSRGAGGAIGPNEALIFVVDLVAVR; translated from the coding sequence ATGTCTTTTGGCGCACGCAACTTTGACCGCACCAAGCCGGAAATCGACTTCCCGGCACACGAGGTCCCCACGGAACTCGTGATCGAAGACCTCATCGAAGGCACCGGCACCGAGGTAGTTCGCGGCAGCACGGTATCCACCCACTATGTGGGCGTTGCCTTCTCCACGGGTGAAGAATTCGACTCCTCCTGGGGCCGCGGTACTCCGCTGGACTTCAAGGCCGGAATCGGCCAGGTTATCCAGGGCTGGGACCAGGGCCTGTTGGGCATGAAGGTGGGCGGCCGCCGTCGTCTGGAAATCCCCTCCGAACTGGCCTATGGCTCACGTGGCGCCGGTGGAGCAATCGGCCCAAACGAGGCCTTGATCTTCGTTGTTGACCTGGTGGCAGTTCGCTAA
- a CDS encoding FKBP-type peptidyl-prolyl cis-trans isomerase, producing the protein MRRLLALLLPLLLLVTACSQGPSDTSATDSASVSIPPANAEALASVKVADQGKGKAPTVTFDKPLAIAAESMKVLSQGDGEQIKDGQIVSFQQVALNAEDGTVTGETFTTGASNTITLNDSFKTQFPMVYSTFTSAKVGSYIAYGIPGTPAVTGSTAAPSAAAVPAELSVFHVTAVKAAPSLMSADDVAALEKDGKLPVAKFNDKGVPSVTIPKNDPPAGLAVQVLTEGTGEVLKESDSISALYTGWTWSDGKQFDSTFDSGKAASFSLQGVIPGWTKGLAGQKVGSTVQLSIPSELAYGENAAAQGKPAGALVFVVKIESKS; encoded by the coding sequence GTGCGCCGACTACTTGCACTGCTACTTCCCCTGCTGCTCCTTGTGACAGCTTGTTCACAAGGGCCAAGTGATACCTCCGCAACGGACTCTGCATCCGTTTCAATTCCTCCGGCGAACGCCGAAGCCTTGGCCTCGGTCAAGGTGGCGGATCAGGGCAAGGGCAAGGCGCCCACTGTCACCTTTGACAAGCCGCTCGCCATTGCTGCGGAGTCAATGAAGGTTCTGTCCCAGGGGGATGGCGAACAGATCAAGGACGGCCAGATCGTGTCCTTCCAGCAGGTGGCCCTCAACGCCGAAGACGGAACCGTCACAGGAGAAACTTTTACCACGGGCGCCAGTAACACCATCACGCTCAATGACTCTTTCAAGACACAGTTCCCCATGGTCTACAGCACCTTCACCAGCGCCAAAGTTGGTTCGTACATTGCCTACGGAATTCCCGGAACACCGGCCGTGACGGGGTCAACCGCGGCGCCGTCTGCGGCTGCTGTCCCCGCTGAACTCAGCGTATTCCATGTCACCGCGGTCAAGGCAGCTCCGAGCCTGATGAGCGCCGACGACGTTGCGGCGTTGGAGAAGGACGGAAAGCTTCCGGTAGCCAAGTTCAATGACAAGGGCGTTCCCAGCGTCACCATCCCCAAGAACGATCCGCCGGCTGGCTTGGCTGTTCAGGTTCTCACGGAAGGCACCGGCGAAGTTCTGAAGGAATCCGATTCCATCTCCGCTCTGTACACGGGCTGGACCTGGTCCGATGGCAAGCAGTTCGATTCCACTTTTGACAGCGGAAAGGCAGCATCCTTCAGCCTCCAGGGCGTTATCCCGGGCTGGACCAAGGGACTCGCCGGCCAGAAGGTTGGCTCAACCGTGCAGCTGAGCATCCCGTCGGAGTTGGCTTATGGCGAAAATGCGGCTGCACAGGGCAAGCCGGCCGGCGCACTGGTATTTGTTGTTAAGATTGAATCCAAGAGCTAG
- the pafA gene encoding Pup--protein ligase translates to MDRRIFGIETEFGVTFSAPGSRPLSPEEVARYLFRKVVSWGRSSNVFLPNGSRLYLDVGSHPEYATAECDGIAQLIAHDRAGELILQELVEEAQGRLHAEGYAGKIFLFKNNVDSAGNSYGSHENYLITRKGEFNRLADILIPFLVTRQLISGAGRVLPAHQGGKFAFSQRADHIWEGVSSATTRSRPIINTRDEPHADAELYRRLHVIVGDSNMSETTTMLKVGSVDLILRMIEAGTIMADMRLENPIRSIREISHDITGKHPLKMADGRTMTAIDIQRHYLEKVSNFVRSHGAHHDMVPQILDLWERTLDAVESENYSGIDTEIDWAIKAKLLGAYAERHNLEWISPEVAQLDLRYHDISPERGLFNMLTRRGQTATVVTPEDIAAATRTAPVTTRAHLRGKFVSAARDSGRDYTVDWVHLKLNDRSHQTILCKDPFKNQDPRVDELIASLGSTY, encoded by the coding sequence GTGGACCGGCGGATTTTTGGCATTGAAACTGAGTTTGGTGTGACTTTTTCGGCGCCTGGCTCGCGGCCGCTGTCACCTGAAGAAGTAGCGAGGTACCTTTTCCGAAAGGTTGTCAGCTGGGGGCGGTCCTCCAACGTTTTCCTGCCTAACGGCTCCAGGCTGTACCTGGATGTTGGGTCCCACCCGGAATACGCTACGGCTGAGTGTGATGGCATTGCCCAGCTGATCGCCCACGACCGGGCCGGGGAGCTGATCCTGCAGGAACTCGTCGAGGAAGCTCAGGGCCGCCTGCATGCCGAAGGCTATGCGGGAAAGATTTTCCTGTTCAAGAACAACGTTGATTCTGCCGGCAACTCGTACGGCAGCCATGAAAACTACTTGATCACCCGCAAGGGGGAGTTCAACAGGCTCGCCGATATCCTCATTCCGTTCCTTGTCACCCGCCAGCTCATTTCAGGTGCCGGACGGGTATTGCCAGCCCACCAGGGCGGCAAGTTCGCGTTCTCACAGCGTGCCGACCACATCTGGGAGGGCGTTTCTTCGGCCACAACCCGGTCCCGACCCATCATCAATACACGCGACGAGCCCCATGCGGATGCTGAGTTGTACCGCCGCTTGCACGTCATCGTTGGTGACTCGAATATGTCTGAAACCACCACCATGCTCAAGGTGGGAAGCGTTGACTTGATCCTGCGGATGATCGAAGCCGGAACCATCATGGCCGACATGCGCCTTGAAAACCCCATTCGGAGCATCCGTGAGATCTCGCATGACATCACGGGCAAGCACCCACTGAAAATGGCCGACGGCCGGACCATGACAGCCATCGACATCCAGCGTCACTACCTTGAAAAAGTCAGTAACTTTGTTCGCTCCCATGGCGCACACCATGACATGGTGCCGCAGATCCTTGACCTCTGGGAGCGCACCTTGGACGCGGTCGAAAGCGAGAACTACTCGGGGATCGACACGGAGATTGACTGGGCCATCAAAGCCAAGCTCCTGGGCGCCTATGCCGAGCGACACAATCTGGAATGGATCTCCCCGGAAGTGGCCCAGTTGGATCTGCGCTATCACGATATTTCCCCCGAGCGGGGTCTCTTTAATATGTTGACCCGTCGCGGCCAGACGGCCACGGTGGTAACACCGGAGGATATTGCCGCCGCTACACGGACCGCTCCAGTTACCACACGCGCTCATTTGAGAGGGAAATTCGTCAGCGCCGCCCGCGATTCGGGACGCGACTACACAGTTGATTGGGTGCACCTAAAGCTCAACGACCGCTCCCACCAAACGATTCTGTGCAAGGACCCGTTCAAGAACCAGGACCCCCGCGTGGATGAACTCATAGCTTCCCTTGGGTCCACATACTGA